A stretch of Gadus chalcogrammus isolate NIFS_2021 chromosome 9, NIFS_Gcha_1.0, whole genome shotgun sequence DNA encodes these proteins:
- the mob2a gene encoding MOB kinase activator 2a isoform X1, producing MVGDYCSFPGDNTEMHSQRNPKNGLSCKMVLQAVGKVLRKSKTKPNGKKPPAEEKKQYLEPEFTKIRVLDFDVKELVVLPREIDLNEWLASNTTTFFNLINLQYSTISEFCTGETCQAMTACNTIYYWYDERGKKTKCTAPQYVDFVMSLCQKLVTDEEIFPTKYGKDFPNSFESLVKKICRYLFHVLAHLYWAHFKETVALDLQGHLNTLYAHFIVFVREFNLVDPKETCIMDDLSEVICTPAPPAPPAPPSATTSSSSPSSQNHVTER from the exons ATGGTCGGCGATTACTGCTCTTTTCCTGGAGATAATACGGAAATGCACTCGCAGAGAAACCCCAAAAACGGACTAAGTTGCAAAATGGTGCTTCAAGCGGTAGGCAAAGTGCTACG GAAGTCCAAGACGAAGCCCAACGGGAAGAAGCCCCCGGCGGAAGAGAAGAAGCAGTACCTAGAGCCAGAGTTCACAAAGATCCGCGTGCTGGACTTCGACgtcaaggagctggtggtgctgCCCAGGGAGATAGACCTCAACGAATGGCTAGCGAGCaaca CAACGACGTTCTTCAACCTTATCAACCTGCAGTACAGCACCATCTCAGAGTTCTGCACCGGGGAGACCTGTCAGGCCATGACCGCCTGCAACAC GATATACTACTGGTATGACGAGAGGGGGAAGAAGACCAAGTGTACCGCTCCGCAGTACGTGGACTTCGTCATGAGTCTTTGTCAGAAACTGGTCACAGATGAGGAGATCTTTCCCACAAAATACG GCAAGGACTTCCCCAACTCGTTCGAGTCGCTGGTGAAGAAGATCTGCCGGTACCTGTTCCACGTGCTGGCCCACCTGTACTGGGCCCACTTCAAGGAGACGGTGGCGCTGGACCTGCAGGGACACCTGAACACTCTGTACGCACATTTCATCGTTTTCGTCCGGGAATTCAACCTGGTGGACCCCAAGGAGACCTGCATCATGGACGACCTGTCCGAGGTCATCTGCACCCCCGCGCCCCCCgcgccgcccgcccccccctccgccaccacctcctcctcctccccttcctcacaAAACCACGTGACGGAGAGATGA
- the mob2a gene encoding MOB kinase activator 2a isoform X4: MDWLMGKSKTKPNGKKPPAEEKKQYLEPEFTKIRVLDFDVKELVVLPREIDLNEWLASNTTTFFNLINLQYSTISEFCTGETCQAMTACNTIYYWYDERGKKTKCTAPQYVDFVMSLCQKLVTDEEIFPTKYGKDFPNSFESLVKKICRYLFHVLAHLYWAHFKETVALDLQGHLNTLYAHFIVFVREFNLVDPKETCIMDDLSEVICTPAPPAPPAPPSATTSSSSPSSQNHVTER; this comes from the exons GAAGTCCAAGACGAAGCCCAACGGGAAGAAGCCCCCGGCGGAAGAGAAGAAGCAGTACCTAGAGCCAGAGTTCACAAAGATCCGCGTGCTGGACTTCGACgtcaaggagctggtggtgctgCCCAGGGAGATAGACCTCAACGAATGGCTAGCGAGCaaca CAACGACGTTCTTCAACCTTATCAACCTGCAGTACAGCACCATCTCAGAGTTCTGCACCGGGGAGACCTGTCAGGCCATGACCGCCTGCAACAC GATATACTACTGGTATGACGAGAGGGGGAAGAAGACCAAGTGTACCGCTCCGCAGTACGTGGACTTCGTCATGAGTCTTTGTCAGAAACTGGTCACAGATGAGGAGATCTTTCCCACAAAATACG GCAAGGACTTCCCCAACTCGTTCGAGTCGCTGGTGAAGAAGATCTGCCGGTACCTGTTCCACGTGCTGGCCCACCTGTACTGGGCCCACTTCAAGGAGACGGTGGCGCTGGACCTGCAGGGACACCTGAACACTCTGTACGCACATTTCATCGTTTTCGTCCGGGAATTCAACCTGGTGGACCCCAAGGAGACCTGCATCATGGACGACCTGTCCGAGGTCATCTGCACCCCCGCGCCCCCCgcgccgcccgcccccccctccgccaccacctcctcctcctccccttcctcacaAAACCACGTGACGGAGAGATGA
- the mob2a gene encoding MOB kinase activator 2a isoform X3: protein MRFKRNGSYTLNRKSKTKPNGKKPPAEEKKQYLEPEFTKIRVLDFDVKELVVLPREIDLNEWLASNTTTFFNLINLQYSTISEFCTGETCQAMTACNTIYYWYDERGKKTKCTAPQYVDFVMSLCQKLVTDEEIFPTKYGKDFPNSFESLVKKICRYLFHVLAHLYWAHFKETVALDLQGHLNTLYAHFIVFVREFNLVDPKETCIMDDLSEVICTPAPPAPPAPPSATTSSSSPSSQNHVTER from the exons GAAGTCCAAGACGAAGCCCAACGGGAAGAAGCCCCCGGCGGAAGAGAAGAAGCAGTACCTAGAGCCAGAGTTCACAAAGATCCGCGTGCTGGACTTCGACgtcaaggagctggtggtgctgCCCAGGGAGATAGACCTCAACGAATGGCTAGCGAGCaaca CAACGACGTTCTTCAACCTTATCAACCTGCAGTACAGCACCATCTCAGAGTTCTGCACCGGGGAGACCTGTCAGGCCATGACCGCCTGCAACAC GATATACTACTGGTATGACGAGAGGGGGAAGAAGACCAAGTGTACCGCTCCGCAGTACGTGGACTTCGTCATGAGTCTTTGTCAGAAACTGGTCACAGATGAGGAGATCTTTCCCACAAAATACG GCAAGGACTTCCCCAACTCGTTCGAGTCGCTGGTGAAGAAGATCTGCCGGTACCTGTTCCACGTGCTGGCCCACCTGTACTGGGCCCACTTCAAGGAGACGGTGGCGCTGGACCTGCAGGGACACCTGAACACTCTGTACGCACATTTCATCGTTTTCGTCCGGGAATTCAACCTGGTGGACCCCAAGGAGACCTGCATCATGGACGACCTGTCCGAGGTCATCTGCACCCCCGCGCCCCCCgcgccgcccgcccccccctccgccaccacctcctcctcctccccttcctcacaAAACCACGTGACGGAGAGATGA
- the mob2a gene encoding MOB kinase activator 2a isoform X2, translating to MGVLVCCDCFFYRKSKTKPNGKKPPAEEKKQYLEPEFTKIRVLDFDVKELVVLPREIDLNEWLASNTTTFFNLINLQYSTISEFCTGETCQAMTACNTIYYWYDERGKKTKCTAPQYVDFVMSLCQKLVTDEEIFPTKYGKDFPNSFESLVKKICRYLFHVLAHLYWAHFKETVALDLQGHLNTLYAHFIVFVREFNLVDPKETCIMDDLSEVICTPAPPAPPAPPSATTSSSSPSSQNHVTER from the exons GAAGTCCAAGACGAAGCCCAACGGGAAGAAGCCCCCGGCGGAAGAGAAGAAGCAGTACCTAGAGCCAGAGTTCACAAAGATCCGCGTGCTGGACTTCGACgtcaaggagctggtggtgctgCCCAGGGAGATAGACCTCAACGAATGGCTAGCGAGCaaca CAACGACGTTCTTCAACCTTATCAACCTGCAGTACAGCACCATCTCAGAGTTCTGCACCGGGGAGACCTGTCAGGCCATGACCGCCTGCAACAC GATATACTACTGGTATGACGAGAGGGGGAAGAAGACCAAGTGTACCGCTCCGCAGTACGTGGACTTCGTCATGAGTCTTTGTCAGAAACTGGTCACAGATGAGGAGATCTTTCCCACAAAATACG GCAAGGACTTCCCCAACTCGTTCGAGTCGCTGGTGAAGAAGATCTGCCGGTACCTGTTCCACGTGCTGGCCCACCTGTACTGGGCCCACTTCAAGGAGACGGTGGCGCTGGACCTGCAGGGACACCTGAACACTCTGTACGCACATTTCATCGTTTTCGTCCGGGAATTCAACCTGGTGGACCCCAAGGAGACCTGCATCATGGACGACCTGTCCGAGGTCATCTGCACCCCCGCGCCCCCCgcgccgcccgcccccccctccgccaccacctcctcctcctccccttcctcacaAAACCACGTGACGGAGAGATGA
- the kcnj11 gene encoding ATP-sensitive inward rectifier potassium channel 11, producing MLSRKGLLPEDYLLTRLSEEVQQPSSKFKASQRKARFVAKNGTCNVAHTNIREQGRFLQDVFTTLVDLKWVHTLIIFTMSYLCSWLLFGMIWWLIAFAHGDLDDTGDEFIPCVTGIQSFSSAFLLSIEIQVTIGFGGRMVTEECVSAIIILIVQNIVGLVINAIMLGCIFMKTAQANRRAETLIFSKHAVISIRNSKLCFMVRIGDLRKSMIISATVRMQVVKKTSTSEGEVVPLDQIDIHLDNPIGTNGLFLVSPLIICHVIEKESPLYQVSASDLQHDDIEVIVVLEGVVETTGITTQARTSYVSEEILWGQRFVPTVSEEEGMYAVDYSKFGHTVRVPTPCCSAKTFDETGGIAHFKTKEGTTSRAAVRKRKLLGAVHKQQSFIIS from the coding sequence ATGTTGTCCAGGAAAGGACTCCTTCCAGAGGACTATTTACTGACGCGCCTGTCCGAAGAAGTCCAGCAGCCCAGCAGCAAGTTCAAGGCGAGCCAGAGGAAGGCTCGGTTCGTCGCCAAGAACGGAACTTGTAATGTGGCCCACACGAACATCCGCGAGCAGGGCCGCTTCCTTCAGGACGTTTTCACCACCCTCGTGGATTTAAAATGGGTCCACACACTGATCATCTTCACCATGTCGTACCTTTGCAGTTGGCTGCTTTTTGGGATGATCTGGTGGCTCATTGCCTTCGCGCACGGCGATTTGGATGACACAGGGGACGAGTTTATCCCGTGCGTAACGGGCATCCAGTCGTTCTCCTCGGCATTCCTCCTCTCCATAGAAATCCAAGTCACCATCGGTTTTGGTGGCCGGATGGTCACAGAAGAATGCGTGTCCGCTATAATTATTCTCATCGTCCAAAACATCGTCGGGCTGGTGATCAACGCCATCATGCTGGGTTGCATCTTCATGAAAACCGCGCAGGCCAATCGGCGCGCCGAAACCCTGATTTTCAGTAAACACGCGGTCATCTCCATCCGGAACAGCAAGCTGTGCTTCATGGTCCGCATCGGGGACCTGAGGAAAAGCATGATCATCAGCGCCACCGTGCGCATGCAGGTGGTCAAGAAGACGAGCACGAGTGAGGGCGAGGTGGTGCCTCTGGACCAGATCGACATCCACTTGGACAACCCAATCGGCACGAACGGCCTCTTTCTGGTGTCCCCACTCATCATATGCCACGTGATCGAGAAAGAGAGTCCTCTATACCAGGTGTCGGCGTCGGATCTGCAGCACGACGACATCGAGGTGATCGTGGTGCTCGAGGGAGTGGTGGAGACGACGGGCATCACCACGCAGGCGCGGACGTCGTACGTGTCGGAGGAGATCCTGTGGGGGCAGCGTTTCGTGCCCACAGTCTCCGAGGAAGAGGGCATGTACGCGGTGGACTACTCCAAATTCGGCCACACCGTGCGGGTGCCGACGCCGTGCTGCAGCGCAAAGACCTTCGACGAGACTGGAGGCATTGCGCATTTTAAGACGAAGGAGGGCACCACCTCGAGGGCGGCGGTGAGAAAGCGGAAGCTTCTTGGCGCAGTACACAAACAGCAGAGCTTCATCATCAGTTAG